A genomic window from Hypomesus transpacificus isolate Combined female chromosome 15, fHypTra1, whole genome shotgun sequence includes:
- the si gene encoding maltase-glucoamylase, intestinal, with product MENITVLGVSAPPLSVSVVHNNNSTQLPAVNFQYDTAKKVLSLRGLALQLGETYRVNWDRVQADHQRFDCHPEEGSDEAKCLSRGCIWEPSHIDRVPWCYYPEDYGYTTSTVTENEEGLTFDLTRNPKYRSSGRPDSPDINTLRVEIRYLSSYLLKFKIYDPANKRFEVPVPLSVPPTPETDEANRLYKVELNANPFGIRVYRKSTGTKIWDSAVPGFTFSDMFIQISTRLPSEYVYGFGETEHTTYRHDLDYNTWGMFAKDQPPGYKMNCYGVHPFYMGLEPSAHAHGVLLLNSNAMDVTFQPTPALTYRTIGGILDFYMVLGPTPELVVQEYTALIGRPVLPAYWSLGFQLCRYGYANDTEIADLYRDMVAAGIPYDVQYADIDYMERQLDFVLDSQFLGLPALVDRMRAEGMRFIFILDPAISGNETISYPAFERGITDNVFIRWPMELGNEIVWGKVWPDFPNVTVDESLDWETQVQNYRSFAAFPDFFRNQTAVWWQREIEEFYNNTMKFDGIWIDMNEPASFVHGTVGEVCKGDQLLERPPYMPPLESKERGLNHKTLCMNSEQFLSDGTPVKHFDVHNLYGWSHTKPTYDALLKVTGKRGIVVTRSTYPSSGKWSGHWLGDNNASWDQLFKSIIGMMEFSLFGIPYTGADICGFFNRPDYEMCLRWMQLGAFYPYSRNHNGKGNPRQDPVAWDDAFSEASRDVLNIRYTLLPYLYTLMFEAHTQGSTVVRPLLHEFVNDRQTWDIHKQFLWGPALLITPALDLGVREVKGYVPDARWYDLHTATDVKIRGQMVTMPTPLNHINLHVRGGYILPWQKPENNTFYSRRNPLALIVALSDSGTAQGSLFWDDGEGVDTYEKGQYLLTSFTASSNTLSSRVVHKGLSPADRLVLGQVKVWGSGAVPITEVILQDETGTAQILTHKHNTTTQELIADASTNPVFVDQVFTITWKTSIRRRTPQ from the exons ATGGAG AACATCACTGTTCTGGGTGTATCAGCCCCGCCCCTTTCTGTTTCTGTagtccacaacaacaacagcacccAACTGCCTGCTGTAAACTTCCAGTACGACACAGCCAAGAAg gtgCTGTCCCTGCGGGGCCTCGCTCTGCAGCTGGGTGAGACGTACAGAGTCAACTGGGACCGGGTCCAGGCTGACCACCAACGCTTCGACTGTCACCCCGAAGAGGGCAGCGACGAGGCCAAGTGTCTGTCCAGGGGATGCATCTGGGag ccttCCCACATAGACCGCGTTCCATGGTGTTACTACCCGGAAGACTACGGCTACACCACCTCCACGGTCACCGAGAATGAGGAGggactgacctttgacctcaccCGCAACCCCAAATACCGTAGCAGCGGCCGGCCGGACTCCCCCGACATCAACACGCTCCGCGTGGAGATACGTTATCTCAGTTCCTACCTGCTCAAGTTCaag ATCTACGACCCTGCTAACAAACGGTTTGAGGTTCCTGTGCCCCTCTCCGTGCCCCCCACACCGGAAACGGACGAGGCCAACAGACTCTACAAGGTGGAGCTTAACGCTAACCCCTTTGGCATACGGGTCTACAGGAAGAGCACAGGCACCAAAAT ttgGGACTCAGCAGTGCCAGGCTTCACCTTTTCAGACATGTTCATCCAGATCTCCACTCGCCTGCCGTCTGAGTACGTCTACGGCTTTGGGGAGACGGAGCACACCACCTACAGACACGACCTTGACTACAACACCTGGGGAATGTTCGCCAAGGATCAGCCCCCTGGG TATAAGATGAACTGTTATGGAGTCCATCCATTCTACATGGGACTGGAGCCCTCTGCCCATGCACACGGAGTTCTGCTTCTCAACAGCAACGCCATGG ACGTGACATTCCAGCCCACCCCAGCACTCACCTACCGGACAATTGGGGGCATCTTGGACTTCTACATGGTCTTGGGACCCACCCCAGAACTCGTGGTCCAGGAGTACACTGcg ctcatTGGCCGTCCCGTGCTCCCTGCCTATTGGTCCCTAGGGTTCCAGCTCTGTCGCTATGGATACGCCAATGACACAGAGATAGCAGACCTCTACAGGGACATGGTTGCAGCAGGCATTCCCTAC GATGTGCAGTATGCAGACATCGACTACATGGAGCGGCAGCTAGACTTCGTCCTGGACAGCCAGTTCTTGGGTCTGCCAGCCCTGGTGGACCGCATGAGGGCAGAGGGCATGAGGTTCATCTTCATCCTG gaCCCCGCCATCTCAGGAAACGAGACCATCTCCTACCCCGCCTTTGAGCGTGGCATCACCGACAACGTCTTCATCCGTTGGCCCATGGAACTTGGCAATGAAATCGTCTGGGGCAAG GTGTGGCCTGATTTCCCTAATGTCACTGTCGACGAGTCTCTCGATTGGGAAACCCAAGTTCAG AACTACAGGTCCTTCGCAGCCTTCCCTGACTTCTTCCGGAATCAGACTGCAGTGTGGTGGCAGCGGGAGATTGAAGAGTTCTACAACAACACCATGAAGTTTGATGGGATCTGGATT GACATGAATGAGCCTGCCAGTTTTGTCCATGGAACAGTGGGAGAGGTCTGTAAGGGAGACCAACTCTTGGAACGGCCTCCCTATATGCcac ctctGGAGTCAAAGGAAAGGGGTCTGAACCACAAGACTCTGTGTATGAACAGTGAACAGTTCCTGAGTGATGGCACTCCAGTCAAACACTTTGACGTCCACAACCTCTATGGATGGTCCCACACCAAACCCAcctatga TGCACTCCTGAAGGTGACAGGGAAGAGGGGCATTGTGGTGACCCGGTCAACGTATCCATCCTCAGGAAAATGGTCTGGTCATTGGCTAGGAGACAACAATGCCAGCTGGGATCAGCTCTTCAAATCcattatag GCATGATGGAGTTCAGTTTGTTTGGCATTCCTTAT acTGGAGCAGACATTTGTGGCTTCTTCAACCGTCCTGATTATGAGATGTGTCTTCGCTGGATGCAGCTCGGAGCTTTCTACCCATACTCCCGCAACCACAACGGCAAGGGCAACCCT AGACAAGACCCGGTTGCCTGGGATGATGCATTTTCTGAGGCGTCTCGTGACGTGCTAAACATCCGCTATACACTCCTTCCCTATCTCTACACACTCATGTTTGAAgctcacacacaaggaagcactGTGGTTCGACCACTGCTGCAtga GTTTGTGAATGACAGACAGACCTGGGACATCCATAAGCAGTTCCTCTGGGGTCCAGCTCTACTCATTACCCCTGCTCTGGATctg GGGGTCAGGGAGGTGAAGGGATACGTTCCCGATGCTCGTTGGTATGACTTACACacg gcaACAGATGTGAAGATAAGGGGCCAGATGGTAACCATGCCAACCCCTCTTAACCACATCAACCTTCATGTGAGGGGAGGCTATATTCTCCCCTGGCAGaaaccagagaacaacacattctacag TCGGAGGAATCCTTTAGCGCTAATCGTTGCCCTGAGCGACAGTGGGACAGCTCAAGGTTCACTGTTCTGGGATGATGGCGAGGGGGTTG acACCTATGAGAAGGGTCAGTACCTGCTCACCTCCTTCACGGCCTCTTCG aaCACCCTCTCCAGTCGGGTGGTCCACAAGGGCTTGTCCCCCGCTGACCGGCTGGTCCTGGGCCAGGTCAaagtgtgggggtctggggctGTGCCCATCACGGAGGTCATACTGCAGGACGAGACGGGCACGGCACAAATTCTGACCCACAAGCACAACACCACCACGCAG GAGCTGATTGCAGACGCCAGCACCAACCCTGTTTTCGTTGATCAGGTGTTCACCATCACCTGGAAGACTAGCATCAGACGGCGAACGCCTCAGTAG